A genomic window from Spiroplasma helicoides includes:
- the rnr gene encoding ribonuclease R yields MEENILSLIKQKQKLHLNELLKTFKDEELLMSCLKELQDQYKISWSKENVVYFIGEKYKVGSIKINEKGFGFVKDLNDVEQDYFVPPDSLNKSITTDEVVFTVYKESEERYRANVEDISLRVKSFLIGEIQPSRDGRFLDFIPSEPGFKNYRIVMINSKDFKLKKDLLVKVKILNVKEKKLFTKIQKIIGDSNKAVDRIISIAYEFNINPDFNRQTLENADQVAIPINYEDEQVKRRLKNSLVDKNLVTIDGSDSKDLDDAIYVEKTKDGYKLFVAIADVSYYVLPFSPLDNTALYRGNSTYLANKVIPMLPEKLSNGVCSLNPNEDKLCMVSEMDFDNNGVMKNKKVYESIMNSKARLTYKEVNDLFEKNVSNRDKEIVDMLLVSKELHELIDKERVSRGSIDFDVPEPKIVLDKESNVVDIVPRDRGVSERLIENFMVSANESVAQIIFEKNLPYVYRNHGAPKEENLIEWHTLIRALGINVKLTDLEKVNPKTIRMALDQISKQIEDQTERDVINVTLLKFMEKAAYELENIGHFGLASECYTHFTSPIRRYSDLMVHRYLKQYLIDKDLRDFKLDLNEKFINKACKIINETEKNSVNAEREVNKVCMAEFMTKHIEKEYEGVVAAVLKFGLFVQLSNCVEGLIHISELPEFTFDPKTNILVNKQNKVFRLGQKVKIKVKNADVKKRIIDFVLV; encoded by the coding sequence ATGGAAGAAAATATATTATCTCTAATAAAACAAAAACAAAAACTACATTTAAATGAATTACTTAAAACTTTTAAAGATGAAGAACTTTTAATGAGTTGTTTAAAAGAGCTACAAGATCAATATAAAATTAGTTGGTCAAAAGAAAATGTAGTTTATTTTATTGGGGAAAAATATAAAGTAGGTTCAATTAAAATTAATGAAAAAGGCTTTGGTTTTGTAAAAGATTTAAATGATGTGGAACAAGATTATTTTGTACCACCAGATAGTCTTAATAAATCAATTACAACTGATGAAGTTGTTTTTACAGTTTACAAAGAAAGCGAAGAAAGATATCGTGCAAATGTTGAAGATATTTCTTTAAGGGTTAAATCTTTTTTAATAGGAGAAATTCAGCCATCAAGAGATGGTCGTTTTTTAGATTTTATCCCTAGTGAACCCGGTTTTAAAAATTACAGAATTGTAATGATTAATTCAAAGGATTTTAAATTAAAAAAAGATTTACTAGTTAAAGTCAAAATTTTGAATGTAAAAGAAAAAAAACTATTCACCAAAATTCAAAAAATAATTGGTGACTCAAATAAAGCTGTTGACAGAATTATTTCAATTGCATATGAGTTTAATATAAACCCAGATTTTAATAGACAAACATTAGAGAATGCAGACCAAGTTGCAATACCAATTAACTATGAAGATGAACAAGTAAAAAGAAGATTAAAAAACTCACTAGTAGATAAAAATTTAGTAACTATAGATGGTTCTGACTCAAAAGATTTAGATGATGCAATTTACGTGGAAAAAACTAAGGACGGATATAAATTATTTGTAGCAATTGCTGATGTAAGTTATTATGTTTTACCTTTTTCACCTTTAGATAACACAGCTTTATATAGAGGTAATTCGACTTATCTTGCAAATAAAGTAATTCCAATGCTTCCAGAAAAACTTTCAAATGGAGTTTGTAGTTTGAATCCAAATGAAGATAAACTTTGTATGGTTTCTGAAATGGATTTTGATAATAATGGAGTTATGAAAAACAAAAAAGTTTATGAATCAATCATGAATTCAAAAGCAAGACTAACATATAAAGAAGTAAATGATTTATTTGAAAAAAATGTTTCAAATAGAGATAAAGAAATTGTTGATATGCTTTTGGTTTCAAAAGAGCTACATGAATTAATTGATAAAGAAAGAGTATCAAGAGGTTCAATCGATTTTGATGTTCCTGAACCAAAAATTGTTCTGGATAAAGAAAGCAATGTAGTAGATATAGTTCCAAGAGATAGAGGAGTTAGTGAAAGACTAATCGAAAATTTTATGGTTAGTGCTAATGAATCGGTTGCACAAATAATTTTTGAAAAAAATCTACCATATGTTTATAGAAACCACGGTGCTCCTAAAGAAGAAAACTTGATTGAATGACATACTTTGATTAGAGCTTTGGGTATTAATGTGAAACTTACAGATTTAGAAAAAGTAAATCCCAAAACTATAAGAATGGCATTAGACCAAATTTCCAAACAGATTGAGGATCAAACAGAAAGAGATGTTATCAATGTTACATTGCTTAAGTTTATGGAAAAAGCTGCATATGAACTTGAAAATATAGGTCACTTTGGTTTAGCTAGTGAATGCTACACCCACTTTACAAGTCCGATAAGAAGATATAGTGATTTAATGGTCCATAGATATTTAAAACAATATTTGATTGATAAAGATTTACGAGATTTCAAACTTGATTTAAATGAAAAATTTATAAATAAAGCTTGTAAAATAATTAATGAAACAGAAAAAAACTCAGTTAATGCCGAAAGAGAAGTAAATAAAGTTTGTATGGCAGAGTTTATGACTAAACATATTGAGAAAGAGTATGAAGGGGTAGTTGCTGCTGTCTTGAAGTTTGGGTTATTTGTTCAGTTATCAAATTGCGTTGAAGGACTAATTCACATATCTGAACTTCCAGAATTTACTTTTGATCCCAAAACCAATATCTTGGTAAACAAACAAAATAAAGTGTTTAGACTTGGTCAAAAAGTTAAAATAAAAGTTAAAAATGCTGATGTAAAAAAAAGAATTATTGACTTTGTGCTAGTATAA
- a CDS encoding L-lactate dehydrogenase translates to MSNGRKVVLVGCGAVGTSFVYSAINQGIASHYVLIDVVNDIAEGNAMDLSDSHAVLPSPFSSIKAGTYSDCADADVIVITAGRPQKPGETRLEMVADNAKIMKSIALEIKKSGFNGITVIASNPVDILTHVYQEVTGYESNRVISSGTTLDSSRLRKLLGERLNVAPRSVKAYLIGEHGDSSVAVWSRSIVMGKSILEYVEEGAITIDELQQVKDDATNMAYKIIEKKRATFYGIGACLARIVKSILNDEKSSLMVGALLKGQYGVENVYISVPCIVGAHGIEEIIEWRLSEEELQGLRKSCTQLSEVFKTAQAAIK, encoded by the coding sequence ATGTCAAACGGTAGAAAAGTTGTTTTAGTTGGATGTGGAGCTGTAGGTACTAGCTTCGTATATTCAGCAATTAATCAAGGAATTGCATCACATTATGTATTAATTGATGTTGTAAATGATATAGCAGAAGGAAATGCAATGGACTTATCAGATAGTCATGCTGTGTTACCCAGTCCATTTAGTAGTATCAAAGCAGGAACTTACAGTGACTGTGCAGATGCTGATGTAATTGTTATTACTGCAGGTAGACCACAAAAACCTGGGGAAACTAGATTAGAAATGGTTGCAGATAATGCAAAAATTATGAAATCAATAGCATTAGAAATTAAAAAATCTGGATTTAATGGAATTACTGTTATTGCATCAAACCCAGTTGATATTCTAACTCATGTTTATCAAGAAGTAACAGGATATGAATCAAATAGAGTTATTTCTTCTGGAACCACTCTTGACTCATCAAGATTGAGAAAACTTTTAGGAGAAAGATTAAATGTTGCTCCTAGATCAGTTAAAGCTTACCTAATTGGTGAACACGGTGATTCATCAGTTGCTGTATGAAGTAGATCTATTGTTATGGGTAAATCAATTTTAGAGTATGTTGAAGAAGGGGCTATAACAATTGATGAACTACAACAAGTTAAAGATGATGCTACAAACATGGCTTACAAAATCATTGAGAAAAAAAGAGCAACATTTTATGGAATCGGAGCGTGTTTAGCAAGAATCGTTAAATCAATTCTTAATGATGAAAAATCTTCTTTAATGGTTGGGGCTTTATTAAAAGGTCAATATGGTGTTGAAAATGTATATATTAGTGTTCCATGTATTGTTGGTGCACATGGTATAGAAGAAATTATTGAATGAAGATTATCTGAAGAAGAATTACAAGGTTTAAGAAAATCATGTACTCAATTATCAGAGGTATTCAAAACAGCTCAAGCAGCTATAAAATAA
- a CDS encoding GNAT family N-acetyltransferase translates to MNISYKTYLGQNNGVYKDAVKLRWATFVVEQKCYDVPDEDEKDLISQHVVGYYNKIPICCARIFVKDGFLVWGRIAVDINFRKNNIGIKLLNFLKDFSKSNFDFDEVHIHAQYYAKHFYERAGFESYGDKFIEDGIEHISMKLKL, encoded by the coding sequence ATGAATATAAGTTATAAAACATATTTAGGTCAAAATAATGGTGTTTATAAAGATGCTGTAAAACTTAGATGAGCCACATTTGTTGTTGAACAGAAATGCTATGATGTTCCAGACGAAGATGAAAAAGATCTGATTTCACAACACGTTGTTGGATACTATAATAAAATACCTATATGTTGTGCAAGAATTTTTGTAAAAGATGGTTTTTTAGTGTGGGGTAGAATTGCAGTGGATATTAATTTTAGAAAAAATAACATTGGTATAAAGTTATTAAATTTTTTAAAAGATTTTTCAAAGAGTAATTTCGACTTTGACGAGGTGCATATACATGCCCAGTATTATGCAAAACATTTTTATGAAAGAGCTGGCTTTGAAAGTTATGGCGATAAATTTATAGAAGATGGAATAGAACATATAAGTATGAAACTTAAGTTATAA
- the smpB gene encoding SsrA-binding protein SmpB produces the protein MGEHILLKNKKAYFNYEILDTWEAGIVLTGPEIKSIRAKEVSIDESFILIRKGQVEILNMNIKKYEYANYVKQDPTRTRKLLLNKDEIKKILKRVQLENLTIIPLKLYLKGNYAKLEIGIGKGKKLIDKRETIKKRDIERRLNKIK, from the coding sequence ATGGGAGAGCACATACTTTTAAAGAATAAAAAGGCTTATTTTAATTATGAAATTTTAGATACTTGAGAAGCTGGAATTGTTTTAACGGGACCAGAAATAAAATCTATTAGAGCAAAAGAAGTTTCTATCGATGAATCATTTATTTTAATAAGAAAAGGACAAGTTGAAATACTTAATATGAATATAAAAAAGTATGAGTATGCTAATTATGTTAAACAAGACCCAACAAGAACTAGAAAACTATTGCTAAATAAAGATGAAATTAAAAAAATTTTAAAAAGAGTACAATTAGAAAATCTAACCATAATTCCATTAAAGTTGTATTTAAAGGGCAATTATGCAAAACTGGAAATCGGAATCGGTAAGGGTAAAAAACTTATAGATAAAAGAGAGACTATCAAAAAAAGAGATATAGAAAGACGTTTAAATAAAATTAAGTAA
- the trmB gene encoding tRNA (guanosine(46)-N7)-methyltransferase TrmB, giving the protein MRLRNKNWTKDFLEINKQHLIQDNQKININNYFKNEAKVFLEIGCGKGKFIINNAIKNLDKNFIAMEKETTVVGVALKNAISTLGDNFKNIKFLNTFAENLDELFEEETFDGIYLNFSDPWPKTRHYKKRLTYSKFLEVYYKILKKDGKLEIKTDNDNLYSFSLEQLQTSKFKIVYQTNDLYSDLNQLENNIATEYEEKFHSQNKNINKIIAIK; this is encoded by the coding sequence ATGAGATTAAGAAATAAAAATTGAACAAAAGATTTTTTAGAAATTAATAAGCAACATTTAATTCAGGATAATCAAAAAATAAATATAAATAATTATTTTAAAAATGAGGCTAAAGTATTTCTAGAAATTGGTTGTGGTAAAGGAAAATTTATAATAAACAATGCAATCAAAAATTTAGATAAAAACTTTATTGCTATGGAAAAAGAAACTACTGTAGTAGGCGTAGCACTTAAAAATGCCATTAGTACATTAGGAGACAATTTTAAAAATATAAAATTTTTAAATACTTTTGCCGAAAACTTAGATGAATTATTTGAAGAAGAAACATTTGACGGAATATATTTAAACTTTTCTGATCCTTGACCTAAGACAAGACATTATAAAAAAAGACTTACCTATAGCAAGTTTCTTGAAGTGTATTATAAAATTTTAAAAAAAGATGGTAAGCTTGAAATAAAAACTGATAATGATAATCTATATAGTTTTTCATTAGAACAACTTCAAACATCAAAGTTTAAAATTGTTTATCAAACAAATGATTTATATAGTGATTTAAATCAATTAGAAAATAATATTGCAACAGAATACGAAGAAAAATTTCATAGTCAAAATAAAAATATAAATAAAATTATTGCTATAAAATAG
- the mgtE gene encoding magnesium transporter, which translates to MKKKLLSPQELAEKLEKILKNSDVDLFRKMVNDYYPADLAEALSEFPLERLIIALRILSTDQMAEIFTFFTNDIQEEIIKSYSSKEIKELFDNIFTDDIVDILEELPSNLVKKVLRSTTPESRLQINSILKYADYTAGSIMSVDYTKLLLTSTVKEAIELIKKERDESEEVYFFYVVDDLNNLKGVVELKKLIFSSRDALIKDIMEDRIILANTTTDQEEVVNIFKKYDITTLPIINSQNKLVGIITVDDVLDVLEEETTEDIHKMAGIAPTEEEYFKTSVWKMVKSRGIGLLFLMLFATISQVIILLFMSLYELNSEEKNVYQNGWSINYIVTILLIPLLTVIYGTSGFARSQSATMVVRALSLSEVYSKDILKIIWKELRVALITGIILVGVNFLRLIIIYSVQYKGDINHKELWYALATVSITIFLTVIFSKLIGSTLPVIAKKIKMDPATMASPIISTVVDGISTALFFSIGYVFYAYLLVA; encoded by the coding sequence ATGAAAAAGAAATTGTTATCCCCGCAGGAGTTAGCAGAAAAATTAGAAAAAATTCTCAAAAACAGTGATGTAGATTTATTTAGAAAAATGGTTAATGATTACTACCCCGCAGATTTAGCAGAAGCTTTAAGTGAATTTCCTCTAGAAAGATTAATTATAGCATTGAGAATTTTATCAACAGATCAAATGGCTGAGATATTTACTTTTTTCACCAATGACATTCAAGAAGAGATTATTAAATCCTATTCTTCAAAAGAGATCAAAGAACTTTTTGATAATATTTTCACCGATGACATAGTGGATATATTAGAAGAGTTACCATCCAACTTAGTAAAAAAGGTTTTGAGATCAACAACACCTGAATCAAGACTACAAATAAATTCAATTTTGAAATATGCAGACTACACCGCTGGTAGTATAATGTCTGTTGACTACACTAAACTTTTATTAACTTCAACAGTTAAAGAAGCAATTGAATTAATAAAAAAAGAAAGAGATGAGTCTGAAGAAGTTTACTTTTTTTATGTAGTTGACGATTTAAATAATTTAAAAGGTGTAGTTGAGTTGAAAAAATTAATTTTTTCTAGCCGTGATGCTTTAATAAAAGATATCATGGAAGATAGAATTATTTTAGCCAATACAACAACAGACCAAGAAGAGGTTGTGAATATTTTTAAAAAATATGACATTACAACTTTACCAATAATAAATAGTCAAAATAAATTAGTTGGTATCATAACTGTTGATGATGTTCTAGATGTTTTAGAAGAAGAAACAACAGAAGACATTCACAAAATGGCAGGTATTGCTCCAACAGAAGAAGAGTACTTTAAAACAAGTGTGTGAAAAATGGTTAAGTCTAGAGGAATCGGTTTACTATTTTTGATGTTGTTCGCTACAATTTCTCAAGTGATAATTTTATTATTTATGAGTTTATATGAATTAAATAGCGAAGAAAAAAATGTATACCAGAATGGTTGATCAATAAATTACATTGTTACAATATTGTTAATACCATTGTTAACGGTTATATATGGAACAAGTGGTTTTGCAAGAAGCCAATCAGCAACTATGGTTGTAAGAGCTTTATCTTTAAGTGAAGTTTATAGTAAAGATATATTAAAAATAATTTGAAAAGAATTAAGAGTTGCATTAATAACAGGAATTATTTTAGTTGGTGTAAACTTTTTAAGATTAATAATTATTTATTCAGTTCAATATAAGGGTGACATAAATCATAAAGAATTATGATATGCTTTAGCAACAGTCTCTATAACAATTTTTCTAACAGTTATATTTTCAAAATTGATTGGAAGTACTTTGCCAGTTATAGCTAAAAAAATAAAAATGGACCCTGCGACAATGGCGTCACCAATAATATCAACTGTGGTGGATGGAATATCAACAGCATTATTTTTTTCAATAGGTTATGTATTTTATGCATATCTTTTGGTGGCATAA
- the secG gene encoding preprotein translocase subunit SecG, with protein sequence MFVDLLASTSEKLTGNRIVFAFEIIALVVSILMITVGMIQNKTSQTGLSALNGGNDELFSNSKERGMDRTMSIWMFSLGFIMFAVTITIGVVTNLLIIGTS encoded by the coding sequence ATGTTTGTTGATTTACTTGCAAGTACATCAGAAAAATTGACTGGAAATAGAATAGTTTTTGCATTTGAAATAATTGCATTAGTAGTCTCAATTTTAATGATAACAGTTGGTATGATTCAAAATAAAACTTCACAAACTGGACTGAGTGCATTAAATGGGGGTAATGATGAATTATTCTCAAACTCTAAGGAAAGAGGAATGGACAGAACAATGTCTATTTGAATGTTTAGTTTAGGATTTATAATGTTTGCAGTCACTATTACTATTGGAGTTGTAACAAATTTATTAATAATTGGAACATCTTAG
- the tsaD gene encoding tRNA (adenosine(37)-N6)-threonylcarbamoyltransferase complex transferase subunit TsaD, with amino-acid sequence MNILAIESSCDEFGVSIMVDGKIKSNIISSQIKDHEEFGGVIPELASRLHVKNFAYVLQTSLKEAGVKIEQINQVAYTAKPGLVGSLIVGKLVAQTIALYLDVPIMELNHLEGHIYAASIEEDFDYPVLALVVSGGHTQLVYIKKSLSFEIVGTTQDDAVGECYDKVARAVGLGYPGGPKIDKLAQEGNELKYKLPISKNDETLDFSFSGLKTASLNLINKIKQNNKELNILDFCASFQKTAIDTLVTKLEKAIKIYKPKTLTIAGGVSANKMLRKKIFEISSMYNIGRTIIPKIEYCNDNAAMMAKLCNEYLINKK; translated from the coding sequence ATGAATATACTAGCAATTGAATCTAGTTGTGATGAGTTTGGTGTATCAATAATGGTTGATGGTAAAATCAAATCCAATATTATATCATCACAGATAAAAGATCATGAAGAATTTGGTGGAGTAATTCCAGAACTAGCTTCTAGACTTCATGTAAAAAATTTTGCATATGTTTTGCAAACATCATTAAAAGAAGCTGGTGTTAAAATTGAACAAATAAACCAAGTTGCATACACAGCTAAGCCGGGTTTAGTTGGAAGTTTAATTGTTGGAAAATTAGTAGCTCAAACAATTGCTCTATATTTGGATGTACCAATCATGGAGTTAAATCATTTAGAAGGTCATATTTATGCAGCAAGCATTGAAGAAGATTTTGATTATCCAGTACTTGCTCTAGTTGTAAGTGGTGGTCATACACAACTTGTATACATAAAAAAATCTTTATCATTTGAAATTGTTGGTACTACACAAGACGATGCTGTTGGTGAATGTTATGACAAGGTTGCAAGAGCAGTTGGTTTGGGATATCCAGGTGGACCTAAAATTGATAAACTTGCTCAAGAAGGCAATGAATTAAAATATAAACTACCAATAAGCAAAAACGATGAAACACTAGATTTTTCATTTTCTGGATTAAAAACTGCAAGCCTTAATCTTATAAATAAAATAAAACAAAACAATAAAGAATTAAACATTTTAGATTTTTGTGCAAGCTTTCAAAAAACCGCTATTGATACTCTGGTAACTAAACTAGAAAAAGCGATCAAGATATACAAACCCAAAACATTAACAATAGCTGGAGGAGTTTCTGCAAATAAAATGTTAAGAAAAAAAATTTTTGAGATATCTTCAATGTATAATATAGGTAGAACAATTATACCAAAAATTGAATATTGTAATGATAACGCAGCCATGATGGCCAAATTATGTAATGAATACTTAATTAACAAAAAATAA
- the deoD gene encoding purine-nucleoside phosphorylase, with the protein MTPHIQAKKEDIAKLVLMPGDPLRAKKIAETFLTDVKLVNEVRNMYMYTGKYKDKLVTIAGSGMGCPSIGIYSYELYKFYDVDCIIRVGSCGSYKEGINVYDIYNVKEAFGESNYAKIAANIDSNIIPASQEVFDVIEQVAQDKSIKTHKGLAHSSDVFYRFESSLEFAKKNNLDVVEMESYALFSNAIAINKKAACLLTVSDSFITKEETTPEERQNNFLTMIELALEAAIKL; encoded by the coding sequence ATGACACCACATATACAAGCAAAAAAAGAAGATATAGCAAAATTAGTTTTAATGCCAGGAGATCCATTAAGAGCTAAAAAAATAGCTGAGACTTTTTTAACAGATGTTAAATTAGTCAATGAAGTTAGAAATATGTACATGTACACAGGTAAGTATAAAGATAAATTAGTAACTATAGCAGGAAGTGGAATGGGATGTCCAAGTATTGGAATTTATTCATATGAACTTTATAAATTTTATGATGTAGACTGCATAATTAGAGTCGGTTCATGTGGAAGTTATAAAGAAGGCATAAATGTTTATGACATTTACAATGTTAAAGAAGCTTTTGGAGAAAGTAACTATGCAAAAATAGCTGCTAATATTGACAGCAATATTATTCCTGCAAGTCAAGAAGTTTTTGATGTAATTGAACAAGTTGCACAAGACAAAAGTATTAAAACTCACAAAGGTTTGGCTCATTCATCCGATGTATTTTACAGATTTGAAAGTTCACTAGAATTTGCAAAAAAAAATAATTTAGATGTTGTTGAAATGGAATCATACGCTTTGTTCTCAAATGCAATTGCAATTAACAAAAAAGCAGCATGCTTACTAACAGTGTCTGATAGTTTTATAACTAAAGAAGAAACAACACCTGAAGAAAGACAAAATAATTTTTTAACAATGATCGAGTTAGCGTTAGAGGCAGCAATAAAATTATAA
- a CDS encoding EAL domain-containing protein, producing MNILSSIIACLSYTAITAIVYTITWGLSRHIFERVKIYYELTLGVIFGVISMFGVIILTISANGNQNSLLTILLPIFLFWTCLLFISIYASLGVFVCNILGLTVFPNLFPQYYGSLNNLEIKIIVGISYSVAFAMYLINYFTKKGTPWSAWSITTIASLATALACVLPNIQQSGVIDFLVTILLWLGIGYLTYAYISMINQIHKHAIQLQNVVSYDHKFYLNQASAHDEILRYIHEEKTRYGAYFTFYISNYDMFEKKVSNSIREAVVSEIAKQAHDEFLKSFSEAIFFKPNYKTFGVFIPFENILDLVGEDEQKTFLAKLSSCIGEVQSVYKFEKFKVSIKIKGIVSLYGIQSSSLETLFDYNVVMQRLFSSNEFKNVTIVDPMKVMNEKNKNKKILTLNEIVSLNNCVSVFQPIYNGSTKNFDFFYLNNSIDGIEVNSSLFEPRWEVIKKYGLVSLFLRYLALNSAKSIAKYKNQNYINVINYDSIFVSSDGFDYEVFILKLRSLKINLNTLVLNFNITEEVENKKMLESNINSLKKSGIKISISEFGSEFTDYNLISIYKPDYLFMDRTIAKKINFVKEVETLVKNLVNIAKKIEGKLVATNVDTYMMFKTLKQTGVKYFEGSLIGHSLEPQQTIDPELKYLLSK from the coding sequence ATGAATATATTATCTTCAATAATTGCATGTCTTTCTTATACTGCAATAACAGCAATTGTTTATACAATAACTTGAGGTTTATCGAGACATATCTTTGAAAGGGTAAAAATATATTATGAGTTAACTCTTGGTGTCATTTTTGGAGTTATCTCAATGTTTGGAGTAATAATACTAACTATTTCTGCAAATGGTAACCAAAATAGTTTGTTAACCATACTGCTACCAATTTTTTTATTTTGAACTTGTTTATTATTTATTTCAATTTATGCTTCATTAGGAGTTTTTGTTTGTAATATTTTGGGTTTGACAGTATTTCCCAACTTATTTCCACAATACTATGGATCATTAAACAATTTAGAAATAAAAATAATAGTTGGTATAAGTTACTCAGTTGCTTTTGCTATGTATTTAATAAATTATTTTACAAAAAAAGGTACTCCGTGAAGTGCTTGATCAATAACAACCATTGCATCACTAGCAACAGCGTTGGCTTGTGTACTACCAAACATACAACAATCAGGAGTAATAGATTTTTTAGTAACAATACTATTATGATTGGGTATCGGATACTTAACATATGCATATATTTCTATGATTAACCAAATTCATAAACACGCTATACAACTTCAGAATGTAGTTTCATATGATCATAAGTTTTATTTGAATCAAGCATCAGCACATGACGAAATACTAAGATATATTCATGAAGAAAAAACTAGATATGGAGCTTACTTTACTTTTTATATTTCAAATTATGACATGTTTGAAAAAAAAGTAAGCAACTCTATCAGAGAAGCTGTTGTTTCAGAAATAGCCAAACAAGCACATGATGAATTTCTAAAAAGTTTTAGTGAAGCCATATTTTTTAAACCGAATTACAAAACTTTTGGAGTATTTATACCATTTGAAAATATTTTAGATTTGGTTGGGGAAGATGAGCAAAAAACTTTTTTAGCAAAATTAAGTTCATGTATAGGTGAGGTACAGAGTGTATATAAATTTGAAAAGTTCAAGGTAAGTATTAAAATTAAAGGAATTGTTTCTCTTTATGGTATACAATCAAGTAGTTTAGAAACTTTATTTGATTACAATGTTGTTATGCAAAGACTATTCTCGTCAAACGAATTTAAAAATGTAACAATAGTTGATCCAATGAAAGTAATGAATGAAAAGAACAAAAATAAAAAAATATTAACATTGAACGAAATAGTATCTTTAAACAACTGTGTATCAGTGTTCCAACCAATTTATAATGGCTCAACAAAAAATTTTGATTTCTTTTATTTGAACAACTCGATTGATGGGATTGAAGTAAATTCATCCTTATTTGAACCTCGATGAGAGGTCATAAAAAAATATGGTTTGGTAAGTTTGTTTTTACGATACCTTGCATTAAATTCAGCTAAGTCGATTGCAAAATATAAAAATCAAAATTATATTAATGTAATTAACTATGATTCAATATTTGTTTCTAGTGATGGATTTGATTACGAAGTATTTATATTAAAATTGCGATCATTAAAAATAAATTTGAACACTTTAGTTTTAAATTTTAACATAACTGAGGAAGTAGAAAATAAAAAAATGTTAGAATCAAATATAAATAGTTTAAAAAAATCCGGTATAAAAATATCAATATCAGAATTTGGTTCAGAATTTACAGACTATAATTTAATAAGTATTTATAAACCAGACTATTTATTTATGGATAGAACTATTGCTAAAAAAATAAATTTTGTCAAAGAGGTTGAAACGCTTGTTAAAAACTTGGTTAATATAGCTAAAAAAATAGAAGGAAAACTGGTTGCAACAAATGTAGACACATATATGATGTTTAAAACTTTAAAACAAACTGGTGTAAAATACTTTGAGGGTAGTCTAATTGGTCACTCATTAGAACCACAACAAACGATTGATCCAGAATTAAAATATTTATTGTCAAAATAG